A window of the Leishmania mexicana MHOM/GT/2001/U1103 complete genome, chromosome 29 genome harbors these coding sequences:
- a CDS encoding putative V-type ATPase, C subunit, which yields MPVEAEVLPTPTRLPPDDAMHVVGSLIRYILIIVIVVFGIIPALCGTVFPPFSALWSILKAVSPYAWASMGTGIGIALSILGAAWGILTSGASISGAAIRAPEIRSKNLISIIFCEAVAIYGVILSIIMMGKIQASSSSVGSGGVYEYETIAGGYTLFAAGVAVGIGNMACGIAVGIVGSSCAIADAHNSSLFVKVLVIEIFASALGIFAVITGILMAQKVQMK from the coding sequence ATGCCTGTGGAAGCGGAAGTGCTCCCGACGCCGACGCGTCTGCCCCCAGATGACGCGATGCACGTGGTAGGAAGCCTCATCCGGTATATTCTCATCATCGTTATCGTCGTCTTTGGCATCATTCCCGCCTTGTGTGGGACCGTGTTCCCCCCTTTCTCAGCGTTGTGGAGCATCCTGAAGGCTGTGTCGCCGTATGCGTGGGCCTCGATGGGAACCGGCATCGGCATCGCACTTTCCATTCTCGGCGCCGCGTGGGGCATCCTAACGAGTGGTGCGTCAATCAGCGGTGCGGCTATCCGGGCCCCAGAAATCCGGAGCAAGAACCTCATCTCCATCATTTTTTGTGAAGCCGTGGCTATCTACGGTGTCATTCTCTCCATCATTATGATGGGAAAGATTCAGGCGAGCAGTTCTTCTGTCGGTAGTGGCGGCGTCTACGAGTACGAGACCATCGCTGGCGGCTACACCCTCTTCGCTGCCGGGGTCGCCGTGGGCATCGGCAACATGGCGTGCGGTATCGCCGTTGGCATTGTTGGCAGCAGCTGTGCCATTGCCGATGCACACAATAGCAGCTTGTTTGTGAAGGTGCTCGTGATTGAGATTTTCGCCTCGGCGCTTGGTATCTTTGCGGTCATTACGGGCATTCTGATGGCGCAGAAGGTTCAAATGAAGTAG
- a CDS encoding putative ribosomal protein L15, whose translation MGAFMYLNELWKKKSSDVMRFIQRIRSWEFRHQHTVVRLRRPTRPEKARMLGYKTKQGFCVFRVRVRRGGRKRPVHKGITYGKPKTSGVLGMKLNKNNQAVAEQRLGKRFGNLRVLNSYWVNMDSTFKWYEVIAVDPMCKTIRRDPRINWIVNSVHKHREQRGLTSAGRKHRGLRHKGHKASKLRPSYRAAWRRNNRIVFLRKR comes from the coding sequence ATGGGGGCTTTCATGTACTTGAACGAGCTGTGGAAGAAGAAGTCTTCCGATGTGATGCGCTTTATCCAGCGTATCCGCTCGTGGGAGTTCCGTCACCAGCACACGgtggtgcgcctgcgccgccccACGCGCCCGGAGAAGGCCCGCATGCTTGGCTACAAGACGAAGCAGGGCTTCTGCGTTTtccgcgtgcgcgtgcgccgtggTGGCCGCAAACGCCCGGTCCACAAGGGTATCACGTACGGTAAGCCGAAGACCAGCGGTGTGCTTGGCATGAAGCTCAACAAGAACAACCAGGCCGTTGCGGAGCAGCGTCTGGGCAAGCGCTTTGGCAACCTGCGCGTGCTGAACTCGTACTGGGTGAACATGGACTCCACGTTCAAATGGTACGAGGTCATCGCCGTTGACCCAATGTGCAAGACGATCCGCCGCGACCCCCGCATCAACTGGATCGTCAACTCCGTGCACAAGCACCGTGAGCAGCGTGGCTTGACCTCTGCTGGTCGCAAGCACCGTGGTCTGCGCCACAAGGGTCACAAGGCCTCCAAGCTGCGCCCGTCGTAccgcgctgcgtggcgccgCAACAACCGCATTGTCTTCCTGCGCAAGCGTTGA